One window of Acanthochromis polyacanthus isolate Apoly-LR-REF ecotype Palm Island chromosome 19, KAUST_Apoly_ChrSc, whole genome shotgun sequence genomic DNA carries:
- the LOC110955421 gene encoding zinc finger protein 773-like isoform X1 — protein MLKLTSRLACRMSKLDRLNARVAKLLTEAVQEVLEAVKETVSEYQAKTARTQRENESLRRKLQELQDRISKESTPVLSTSEPLLDVNDDTENHEQDLSLSQRLNSDVTVTEQNVVNSHIVDVKQESREPESHTDTQSQTDCKLAQKSPEHCVAQPDVIKDAATGHTSHSANRDTSSVSSNNVCSSYSGSLFGVNLAAIKRESNPTECTTSEQPSAPEQYTGCVDLSCNSSRHTAAETQRPQVSAEPCGVVFVHSNHTTHRRHGFTKANRAASDGRQIRMEHLRRDELHLCVVCGKTFSRVGNLRIHQRCHTGEKPYGCVQCGRRFSQAGDLKKHKRVHTGEKPYYCNQCGKSFSRGENLKRHQRIHIGETLQLRQAWSEQQF, from the exons ATGTTGAAGCTAACTTCACGGCTAGCTTGCAG gaTGTCTAAACTTGACCGTTTGAATGCCCGTGTGGCCAAACTACTGACAGAAGCAGTGCAGGAGGTTCTGGAGGCGGTGAAGGAGACGGTGTCTGAGTACCAGGCCAAAACTGCcagaacacagagagagaatgagagtCTGAGGAGGAAACTGCAGGAGCTTCAGGACAGGATATCCAAAGAAAGCACTC CTGTTCTATCTACGAGCGAGCCATTACTTGACGTTAATGACGACACAGAGAATCATGAACAGGATTTGAGCCTCAGTCAGAGGCTTAATTCAGATGTCACTGTCACGGAGCAAAATGTGGTAAACAGCCACATAGTTGATGTAAAGCAGGAATCCAGGGAGCCAGAGAGCCACACTGATACTCAGTCACAAACTGACTGCAAATTGGCTCAAAAATCACCAGAGCATTGCGTAGCACAGCCAGATGTTATCAAGGATGCAGCGACTGGCCACACATCACACAGTGCAAACAGGGACACCAGCTCAGTCTCATCAAATAACGTGTGCAGCTCTTACTCTGGCAGTCTGTTTGGGGTAAACTTGGCTGCCATAAAAAGAGAATCGAACCCAACAGAATGCACAACATCAGAGCAACCATCTGCTCCAGAACAATACACCGGATGTGTGGATTTAAGCTGCAACTCTTCTCGTCACACCGCTGCAGAGACCCAGAGGCCACAAGTTAGTGCAGAACCTTGCGGagttgtttttgtccattcaAATCACACCACACACAGAAGGCATGGATTTACAAAAGCCAACAGGGCTGCTAGTGATGGGAGACAAATCAGGATGGAACATCTCAGGAGAGATGAGCTACacctgtgtgttgtttgtggaAAAACATTCAGTCGGGTGGGAAATTTAAGAATCCACCAGCGTTGTCACACAGGAGAGAAGCCATATGGCTGCGTGCAGTGTGGGAGGCGATTCAGTCAGGCAGGAGAcctgaaaaaacacaagaggGTCCACACAGGGGAGAAACCGTACTACTGCAACCAGTGTGGAAAGAGCTTCAGTCGAGGGGAGAATCTCAAAAGACACCAGAGGATCCACATCGGAGAAACTTTGCAGTTACGGCAAGCATGGAGTGAGCAACAGTTCTGA
- the LOC110955421 gene encoding uncharacterized protein LOC110955421 isoform X2, translated as MLKLTSRLACRMSKLDRLNARVAKLLTEAVQEVLEAVKETVSEYQAKTARTQRENESLRRKLQELQDRISKESTRGCSIYERAIT; from the exons ATGTTGAAGCTAACTTCACGGCTAGCTTGCAG gaTGTCTAAACTTGACCGTTTGAATGCCCGTGTGGCCAAACTACTGACAGAAGCAGTGCAGGAGGTTCTGGAGGCGGTGAAGGAGACGGTGTCTGAGTACCAGGCCAAAACTGCcagaacacagagagagaatgagagtCTGAGGAGGAAACTGCAGGAGCTTCAGGACAGGATATCCAAAGAAAGCACTCGTGG CTGTTCTATCTACGAGCGAGCCATTACTTGA
- the LOC110955423 gene encoding rho-related GTP-binding protein RhoG-like: protein MQSVKCVIVGDSGVGKTYLLHTYINNVYPRDYIPCFYETYSREVSVGNQQVSLTLWDSAGRDDYEHFRQLIYNKADVIIICFSIADPTSYENVKRKWYPEVKRHCPDVPFVLVGTKSDLRDDQEVLETLKKQNQTTLTQQEGITMANQIQAVKYLECASSNQEGLNEVIDEAVRAFLSHSVTKEKSCILM from the coding sequence ATGCAGAGTGTCAaatgtgtgattgttggagACAGTGGAGTAGGAAAGACCTACCTGCTCCATACCTACATCAATAACGTCTATCCGAGGGACTACATACCGTGTTTCTATGAGACATACAGCAGAGAGGTCAGTGTAGGCAACCAGCAGGTCAGTCTGACTCTCTGGGACTCGGCCGGCAGGGACGACTATGAACATTTTCGCCAGCTCATCTATAACAAAGCAGATGTCATCATCATCTGCTTCTCCATTGCTGACCCAACGTCCTATGAAAATGTGAAGCGAAAATGGTACCCAGAGGTGAAACGCCATTGCCCTGATGTGCCTTTTGTCCTTGTGGGAACTAAGAGTGACCTGCGAGATGATCAGGAGGTTCTGGAGACACTGAAGAAGCAGAATCAGACCACATTGACCCAGCAGGAGGGAATTACAATGGCAAATCAGATACAGGCTGTTAAATATCTTGAGTGTGCTTCAAGCAATCAGGAGGGACTGAATGAGGTGATTGATGAGGCTGTGCGGGCCTTTCTCAGCCATTCAGTTACCAAAGAAAAGTCATGTATTCTCATGTAG
- the LOC110955422 gene encoding zinc finger protein 181-like produces the protein MSKVERLNVRVEKLLCKAVQEVLEAVRETVSEYQEKTARTQRENQSLRRRLQELQDKINLESTGTVPQTSPESKQAEVEPKEKLEGNIEVIPSDKVASVIYPSDERKDDDAPIPSLGSPCLSPKGATGPHDNSDNTINLKTETVKGQSTPVLDHVEPIIALSIPENDQKMKVERASEESGLRIVNYFYNGAPTSTASLNLEPPQAAFGLYNEPGVAFSVDQNCSDGGAHKQNNAQTSTKVGFSGSTAFQRSVRKHYCCSLCGRTFRHAGDYKKHSRVHTGEKPYCCSVCGKRFSQSGYLTVHLRYHTGEKPFGCSHCGKSFSHSSNMKKHQQTHL, from the exons ATGTCCAAAGTTGAGCGTCTGAATGTCCGAGTGGAAAAACTGCTGTGTAAAGCGGTGCAGGAGGTTCTGGAGGCTGTGAGAGAAACTGTGTCAgagtaccaggagaaaaccGCCAGAACCCAGAGAGAGAACCAGAGTCTGCGGAGGAGGCTGCAGGAGCTCCAAGACAAGATAAACCTTGAGAGCACTG GAACAGTGCCACAAACGTCCCCTGAATCCAAGCAGGCCGAGGTGGAACCAAAAGAAAAGCTGGAAGGCAACATAGAAGTCATCCCTTCTGACAAGGTCGCTTCAGTAATTTACCCCTCAGATGAACGTAAAGACGATGATGCACCCATTCCATCCTTAGGTTCTCCATGTCTCTCCCCTAAAGGTGCAACAGGACCTCATGACAACTCTGACAACACTATAAATCTTAAAACAGAGACCGTTAAAGGACAATCAACACCAGTTTTAGACCATGTAGAACCCATTATTGCACTATCGATCCctgaaaatgatcagaaaatgaAAGTAGAGCGTGCATCAGAAGAAAGTGGATTGCGCATTGTTAATTATTTTTACAACGGGGCACCAACAAGCACCGCATCTTTAAACCTAGAACCTCCTCAAGCCGCTTTCGGACTCTACAACGAGCCTGGAGTGGCCTTCAGCGTGGATCAAAATTGCAGCGATGGTGgagcacacaaacagaacaatgcGCAAACAAGCACAAAGGTGGGATTCTCCGGCTCGACGGCATTTCAGAGAAGCGTCAGGAAACACTACTGCTGCTCGCTGTGCGGTCGCACCTTCAGGCACGCAGGCGACTACAAGAAACACAGCAGGGTGCATACGGGGGAGAAACCGTACTGCTGCTCAGTGTGCGGGAAGCGCTTCAGCCAGTCGGGCTACCTGACCGTACATCTGCGCTACCACACCGGAGAGAAACCGTTTGGCTGCAGTCACTGTGGGAAAAGCTTTAGTCACTCGAGCAACATGAAGAAACACCAGCAAACCCATCTGTGA